GCCGAAGAAGTGCGTGAGATCATGGCCGAGCTCGGCTTCCGCACCATCAACGAGATGATCGGCCATACCGAGAAGATCGACGTGCGCAAGGCAGTGGATCACTACAAGGCGGCGGGCCTCAACCTCTCGCCGATCCTGCACCGTCCCGATCCGGGCCGCGAGGTGGGCATCTACTGCCAGATCCCGCAGGACCATGGTCTGGAAAAGGCGCTCGACAACGAGATCATCGAAAAGTGCAAGCCGGCGCTTGAGAACAAGGAAAAGGTCGAAATCTCCCTGCCGGTGCGCAACATCAACCGCGTCGTGGGCACCATGCTCGGCGCGGAGATCAGCCGCCGCTACGGAGCCGAGGGCCTTCCCGACGGAACGATCAAGATTCACCTCAAGGGCTCGGCCGGCCAGAGCCTGGGCGCCTTCGTACCCAGGGGCGTGACCATCACTGTCGAGGGCGACGCCAACGACTACGTGGGCAAGGGCCTCTCGGGCGGACGCATCGTGGTCTATCCCTCGCCGGACGCGACCTTTGTTCCCGAGGAGAACATCATCACGGGCAACGTGAACTTCTACGGCGCCACCAGTGGTGAGGCCTTCATCCGCGGCGTCTCGGGCGAACGCTTCTGTGTTCGCAACTCCGGTGTGCACGCGGTCGTCGAAGGCATCGGCGATCACGGCTGCGAATACATGACCGGCGGCCGGATGATCTGCATTGGACGCACCGGGCGCAACTTTGCGGCCGGCATGAGCGGCGGTGTCGCCTACATCCTCGATGAGGCCGGCGACTTCCACACCCGGTGCAACAAGGAAATGGTGGACCTCGATCCCTTCAACCAGGAATCGGACATCGAATTCGTGCGCGGCATGATCGAAAAGCACGTCAAATACACCGGCAGCAAGCGCGGCCAGTGGGTGCTCGACAACTTCGAGGATCTCAAGTCGAAGTTCGTGAAGGTCATGCCGGTGGATTACAAGCGCGTGCTGGCCGAACAGGCAGGCAAGAGCATGGCGGCAGCGGGGTAAGGTACCAATGGGAAAGATTGGCGGATTTCTTGAATACGAGCGCAAGGGCATTCCCGAGAGGGATCCGGCCGAGCGCAAGAGCGACTACAACGAGGTCTACGAGCGTCGGCCCCTGCCCGAGCTGCAGGAACAGGCCGCGCGCTGCATGGACTGCGGCACGCCTTTTTGTCACACGGGCTGCCCGCTGGGGAACCTCATCCCCGACTGGAACGACGGTGCCTACCGCGGCCAGTGGGACGAGGCCATCTTCCGGCTCCACGCGACCAACAACTTCCCGGAATTCACCGGTCTTGTCTGCCCGGCGCCCTGCGAGAATTCCTGCGTGCTGGGCATCAACGAGCCCCCGGTCTCCATCAAGCAGATCGAGTACGCCACCATCGACGAGGCCTTCCTCGCCGGCAAGGTGAAGCCCCAGCCCGCAGCGAAGAAGACCGGCAAGAAGGTCGCCGTCGTGGGCAGCGGCCCGGCGGGCCTTGCCGCCGCGCAGCAGCTCTGCCGCGCCGGCCATGACGTGACCGTCTTCGAGCGCGCCGACCGCATCGGCGGCCTGCTCCGCTACGGCATTCCGAACTTCAAGCTCGAAAAGCACATCGTCGACCGCCGCCTCAAGCAGATGGAGGAAGAGGGCGTTGTCTTCAAACCGAGCACCAACATCGGCGTGGACATCGACGCCAACGATCTCAAGAAGGACTTCGACGCGGTCGTCCTCTCAGGCGGCGCCACCCAGGCCCGCGATCTCCCCATTGAGGGTCGCGAGCTCGAGGGCGTCCACTTCGCCATGGATTTCCTGACCCAGCAGACCAAGGTCGTCGAAGGCGACCAGATCGACCCGTCCGAGCGCATCAGCGCCGAGGGCAAGAACGTCGTCGTCATCGGCGGCGGCGATACCGGCGCCGACTGCGTGGGCACCTCCACCCGTCAGGGCGCCAAGCAGGTCATTCAGCTCGAACTGCTCGACCGCCCCACCGACGAGCGCCCGGGCGACAACCCCTGGCCCCAGTGGGCGCGCATCTACCGCATGAGCTACGCCATCGCCGAGAACGGCGAGCAGAAGTATTCGGTTTCCACCAAGCGCTTCATTGGCGAGGACGGCAAGCTCAAGAAGCTCCACTGCGTGGAGATCGAGTGGCTTCCCTCCGAGAACGGCGGGCGCCCGCAGATGAAGGAAGTCGAAGGCAGCGACTTCGAGATCGACGCCGATCTCTGCTTCCTGGCCATGGGCTTCCTGGGGCCCGAGAAGGAAGGCATGCTCACCCAGCTCGGCGTGGAACTCGACGAGCGCGGCAACGTGAAGACCGGCGAGGATCGCCAGACCAGCGTGCCGGGCATCTTCGCCGCCGGGGACATGCGCCGCGGCCAGTCGCTCGTCGTCTGGGCCATCGCCGAAGGACGCGACGCCGCCTACCACGTGGACAAGTTCCTCATGGGCCGCAGCTACCTCGACGTCCCCGGCGAGAACGCCAACTACTCCATGCGCTAGGCGCGACCAAGCAGCCAAAGAAAAGGGCGAGCCGGAAGGCTCGCCCTTTTTGTTTCTTGCCACCGAGGGTGCAGAGCTCACGGAGAGAAGAGTTTGAAACCACAGATGAACACAGACGCACACAGATAGGCTGCTGTTTCACCTGTCATCCCGCCACTTCGCTCGGGATGACGGATTTGGCTTCTATCCGTGTTCATCTGTGTGCATCTGTGGTTCCTTCTTTCAGCTTGCTCCGTGAGCTCTGTGCCCTCTGTGGCAAACAAAAAGAGCGCGGCGCCGGTGGGCCGCGCTTTTCGTGAATCAGAGGGGCGCTCTCTACATCGCCTTGGCGAGGTAGGGCAGCACGGTGCGGCCGTAGTCGATGCTCGGCTTGTAGTGCTGGAACAGGCCGCCGAGGGTCCCGAAGACTCTTGCGAGCATGATGAACTCGGCGGGCAGCTTCATCACGGGGTCCTTGGCCATCGCCTCGATGACTTCGGCAGCCTGGGCGAACATTTCTTCCTTGGTGGGCCATGCGAAGTCGGCGCCGTGGCTGGCGGCGTCGCGGATGATTGCCAGGAAAACATCGATGAAGGCGTGCAGGGTGCCCGTGTCGCCGCTGCGGGTGGCGAAACCGAGTTCGGTAAGCAGGCGGTCGGTCGTTGCGCGGTCGCCCGTCATGATCGACTGCATGAGCTTCATGTAACCCTTGCGGTAGGTCTCGGGCAGGGCCTTGGTGCAACCGAAGTCGAGCAGCACGACATCATCGTCGGCCGTGACCAGGAAGTTGCCCGGGTGGGGGTCGGCCTGGAAGAGGCCTGCTTCGAGCACCTGCTTCATGTAGCTCTCGAGCAGTCGGCCCAGAATTTCCGAGAGGCGGTGGCGCGCCTTCTCACCGGCGGCGCCCTCTTCGAGCGCTTCGCCCGCCAGGCGGTCGAGCACCGTGGTAATCTTCTCGCCTTCGACGAAGGTGCTGGTCATCACCTTGTCGGTGCAGAGCTGCGGCACCGGGTGGGGAACGATCACGCCCTCGGCCTCGGCGAAGAGATTGGCGACGGCCTCCATGGCCTTGGCTTCCTCGCGGTAGGCGACCTCGGCGCGGACCATGCTTTTCACTTCTTCGGTGATGGTTTCGTAGTCGGTCGGCGGCAGCATCCCGCTCATGCTCTCGAGGAAGATCTCGAGGAGCGACATGTCGAGCTCGATGAGCTCGGCGATGTTGGGGCGCTGCACCTTCACCGCGACGGTCACACCGTCGAGGGTCACGGCGCGGTGAACC
The Chrysiogenia bacterium genome window above contains:
- a CDS encoding AarF/ABC1/UbiB kinase family protein; amino-acid sequence: MTDKQLTSTPKPDYAAQIAQTLREASEGDEKAGLRAWLSLLDAAIATIETTAWEARALADEAVNTWKALEQGWGAFSKQVGELSDEAGRWPGRISRLASTGWMLTKIATSYRFFRTKAAFLSRRRTAQAFEELHARNARRFFETSIKQGGAFLKVGQMLSARPDLLPESWIGELSALQDDVPPEPFEFVRALIESELGKPLDEAFSEFEEEPIAAASIGQVHRAVTLDGVTVAVKVQRPNIAELIELDMSLLEIFLESMSGMLPPTDYETITEEVKSMVRAEVAYREEAKAMEAVANLFAEAEGVIVPHPVPQLCTDKVMTSTFVEGEKITTVLDRLAGEALEEGAAGEKARHRLSEILGRLLESYMKQVLEAGLFQADPHPGNFLVTADDDVVLLDFGCTKALPETYRKGYMKLMQSIMTGDRATTDRLLTELGFATRSGDTGTLHAFIDVFLAIIRDAASHGADFAWPTKEEMFAQAAEVIEAMAKDPVMKLPAEFIMLARVFGTLGGLFQHYKPSIDYGRTVLPYLAKAM
- a CDS encoding glutamate synthase subunit beta codes for the protein MGKIGGFLEYERKGIPERDPAERKSDYNEVYERRPLPELQEQAARCMDCGTPFCHTGCPLGNLIPDWNDGAYRGQWDEAIFRLHATNNFPEFTGLVCPAPCENSCVLGINEPPVSIKQIEYATIDEAFLAGKVKPQPAAKKTGKKVAVVGSGPAGLAAAQQLCRAGHDVTVFERADRIGGLLRYGIPNFKLEKHIVDRRLKQMEEEGVVFKPSTNIGVDIDANDLKKDFDAVVLSGGATQARDLPIEGRELEGVHFAMDFLTQQTKVVEGDQIDPSERISAEGKNVVVIGGGDTGADCVGTSTRQGAKQVIQLELLDRPTDERPGDNPWPQWARIYRMSYAIAENGEQKYSVSTKRFIGEDGKLKKLHCVEIEWLPSENGGRPQMKEVEGSDFEIDADLCFLAMGFLGPEKEGMLTQLGVELDERGNVKTGEDRQTSVPGIFAAGDMRRGQSLVVWAIAEGRDAAYHVDKFLMGRSYLDVPGENANYSMR